One Rhizoctonia solani chromosome 1, complete sequence DNA window includes the following coding sequences:
- a CDS encoding vacuolar protein sorting-associated protein, Vps51/Vps67 family protein: MIRPSRLQPPNGPILNGEDGQALVKSPGSYTSPDTTKPSLFGNGIVSGREKSVDMDYSHMDPDDMFARYSVSEIRAIRSRLLLDADGKREELRQMVGERYRDLLHASTAITNMAGTSERVVATLIDMRESCAGILLLDESPRTRHRSIPNGKTTKAQEDAHLKTLQTLSAHLKLLLDSPEHLWRWLEKKQFLHAAWLFLLARTVYRKLSKSPDEDESKKKKSEQFPVASKQWEAIGQFRPQIVHKATQALRESNTSHRVYFIYQMQDTAETLIAILLLDALSTSRTRNLFLSQRSKTLTSLLNPPVSASRRAISPNRAQNRKATAALLSPAASPRSVPSPSVQLLKTPITPSAANAKAEKKTVREVVKAFRAVISLVAGTMAATRAIYGVDGLFTQIIMDIQAEVPSQNIPTTVSQAQFPMSNIIQPSTLTSRNLTTPQILYSLPSSSLLLRFLPPSITGYTPYVSTDAEGSDETKTGNTEGESNGWLTAALEALALPARNWLNKLDSVRAVWTVRGAVVKGIVALEGTKETKDRLLGAIEAAFIGRVLEVWETRLESIEIIVSNALRRAASLSEVSTSVDAKSQDINPLTFVYSSELPIVRTEPSGDSSFRLFESALKCRVNRRTPLLDLSLSEMEAAAQELRDELTITLGDDNTSEAGTRLTSSYQPRAADACMRIADAVSKALDDAATNNEQVKAIVCVFIGRLANALAYHSNFIPNLSCSPDAATRARDIFGDVHKKSVDLWCKRSCEHALMIYRPEFEISPSRGDATSSRGSAKDTKLSQDNLSASIISSHFQKHSEDQQTVNTLIRDQLARSQLLFSTLLDVRIPQTQAKPIRTQNAFLPLGGPPTETDFHPALDLKIPV, encoded by the exons ATGATACGCCCATCCAGACTTCAACCTCCCAACGGGCCCATTCTTAACGGGGAAGATGGTCAAGCTCTGGTTAAATCGCCGGGTTCATACACGTCACCGGACACCACCAAGCCTTCGTTGTTCGGAAATGGAATCGTTAGTGGAAGAGAAAAGTCTGTAGATATGGATTACAGCCATATGGATCCTGACGATATGTTCGCGCGCTACTCCGTGTCGGAGATACGCGCTATACGCTCACGATTACT ATTAGATGCTGACGGGAAACGCGAAGAATTGAGGCAAATGGTTGG GGAGCGATACAGGGATCTATTACACGCATCTACAGCTATTACTAATATGGCTGGGACGTCTGAACGAGTCGTAGCCACGCTGATTGACATGCGGGAATCATGCGCTGGTATCCTACTTCTCGACGAAAGTCCAAGGACCAGACACCGTTCGATTCCAAACGGAAAAACCACGAAGGCCCAGGAAG ATGCGCACCTCAAAACTCTTCAAACGCTTTCGGCGCATTTAAAGCTACTGTTAGACTCGCCAGAACATTTATGGAGATGGCTTGAGAAAAAACAGTTTCTTCACGCCGCTTGGCTATTCCTCTTGGCCAGAACAGTGTACCGGAAGCTATCCAAGTCACCCGACGAGGATGaatcgaagaagaagaaatca GAGCAATTCCCAGTGGCTTCAAAGCAATGGGAGGCCATTGGTCAATTCCGCCCTCAGATAGTTCACAAAGCGACACAAGCATTGCGGGAATCCAACACGTCACACCGAGTATACTTTATCTATCAAATGCAA GACACAGCAGAAACCCTTATTGCAATATTGCTTCTGGATGCCCTTTCAACTTCACGTACTCGAAACCTATTCCTATCTCAGAGGTCCAAGACGTTAACTTCGTTGCTGAATCCACCGGTATCAGCCTCCCGCAGAGCAATTTCCCCTAACCGTGCGCAGAACCGAAAGGCTACTGCTGCATTATTATCGCCTGCCGCATCCCCGCGATCGGTTCCATCGCCCTCCGTTCAGCTTTTAAAGACGCCTATCACGCCCTCGGCAGCGAATGCCAAAGCCGAAAAGAAGACAGTACGAGAGGTAGTTAAGGCCTTCCGAGCCGTGATAAGCCTTGTGGCAGGGACAATGGCAGCAACTCGAGCTATCTATGGTGTTGATGGACTGTTTACGCAAATAATCATGGACATACAGGCAGAAGTCCCTTCACAAAATATTCCTACCACCGTTTCTCAAGCACAATTCCCTATGTCCAACATTATCCAACCATCGACTTTGACCTCTCGTAACTTGACAACACCCCAGATTTTGTACTCCCTTCCTTCTTCCTCTCTCTTACTTCGTTTTCTGCCACCCTCTATCACAGGGTACACCCCCTACGTCTCAACAGATGCTGAGGGGTCCGACGAAACTAAAACGGGGAATACTGAAGGAGAATCGAATGGTTGGTTAACCGCAGCACTTGAGGCTCTCGCTCTTCCAGCACGGAACTGGTTGAATAAACTTGATAGTGTCCGTGCAGTGTGGACTGTCAGGGGGGCAGTTGTTAAAGGTATTGTAGCTCTTGAAGGAACAAAGGAAACGAAAGACCGGCTATTAGGAGCAATCGAGGCAGCATTCATTGGTCGTGTTTTAGAAGTATGGGAGACCCGCTTGGAGAGCATCGAGATCATTGTGAGCAATGCGCTTAGAAGAGCAGCTTCACTATCAGAGGTTTCTACTAGTGTAGATGCAAAGAGTCAAG ATATAAATCCATTGACTTTTGTATATTCCTCGGAGTTGCCCATTGTTCGTACTGAACCCAGTGGCGATTCTAGCTTCAGACTATTTGAGAGTGCTCTCAAATGTCGCGTAAATCGGAGGACCCCTTTGCTGGACTTGTCGCTTTCAGAAATGGAAGCAGCTGCACAGGAACTTCGAGATGAACTTACTATAACTTTAGGGGACGACAACACAAG TGAGGCTGGTACCCGTTTGACTTCTTCGTATCAACCTCGGGCTGCAGATGCTTGTATGCGGATAGCCGATGCGGTATCAAAAGCATTGGACGATGCAGCAACAAATAATGAACAAGTAAAGG CTATTGTATGCGTTTTTATTGGGCGCTTGGCCAACGCTTTAGCCTACCATTCAAATTTCATACCGAATCTCTCTTGTTCCCCGGATGCTGCGACAC GGGCGAGGGATATTTTTGGCGATGTGCACAAGAAATCTGTCGATCTTTGGTGCAAACGATCTTGTGAACATGCTCTCATGATATACCGACCAGAGTTCGAAATATCTCCTTCAAGAG GAGATGCAACGAGCTCGAGAGGGTCAGCCAAGGATACCAAACTGTCACAGGATAATCTGAGCGCAAGTATCATTAGCTCTCACTTTCAGAAG CATTCGGAGGACCAGCAAACAGTCAATACACTTATCCGTGACCAATTGGCGCGCTCACAGCTGCTCTTTTCGACCTTGCTGGACGTTCGAATCCCACAGACACAAGCAAAACCGATTCGTACACAAAATGCATTCCTTCCTTTGGGAGGACCGCCCACCGAAACTGATTTCCACCCTGCGTTGGATCTG AAAATACCAGTTTGA
- a CDS encoding glycoside hydrolase family 31 protein — protein MKFTDGLWLLREGVKPAFGLSVVKEDRRDDTLNLQVATRPIRHRGDTLGGPVLDVQLTSPAEGIIGVNITHFAGQKKKGPEFELFPDGAPTKPNIQITKSETGTSFTSGGLTARVATQAVTMNGIATNSYYIDFLGKDGRLLTSAGPKSQAVVDIPYKFTIGSAANTSCMTTDRSSNPNPPPPPEYVRYILSELTLSAGELVYGMGEQFGGYIKNGQVISVWNRDGGTSSEQAYKCVPFYITSKGYGVFINHPGEVEFEVGSEKASRVGTSVAGEQLQYYVIYGPTPLEVLEKYTLLTGRPGGFLTGMKERNCDVSVFHLDCFWMAQYEWTSFTFDPDNFPNPKEYLASLKKQFGVKICVWSNQPIYQSIRIHFNEGVEGDYLIKRTNGDVWQWNLWQPGLAIVDVTNPAAREWYKNKLRTLLDLGVDAFKTDFGERIPHANVQYHDGSDPYRMHNAYAQIYNKLVFEVLEERFGKDEACVFARSATAGGQRFPVHWGGDCESTWEAMAETLRGGLSLTLSGFGFTSHDIGGFEGHPPAEIYMRWLAFGLFSSHSRLHGSSSYRVPWNYGEEASKVLAKFLDAKHRLMPYLYAAAIEAHETGHPVQRATFLEFPNDRTSYFLDAQYFLGHSLLVIPVFAPDTEEIEFYVPTGRWTPLFGSTKVITGPAWVRAKVPYDEIPVLVRQGTILALGKPDLKRANYQLNKELEIRVYELADGRLLRLLSQLASAPKREPRFRQHGPARMLRLALLVVH, from the exons ATGAAGTTCACCGATGGTCTATGGTTACTCCGTGAAGGGGTCAAGCCAGCTTTTGGTTTATCGGTAGTGAAGGAGGATAGAAGGGATGACACACTCAATCTTCAAGTCGCAACTCGACCTATCCGCCACCGTGGTGACACTCTCGGAG GTCCCGTACTGGACGTCCAGCTAACATCGCCAGCTGAGGGTATCATTGGCGTGAATATTACCCATTTTGCT GGGCAGAAGAAAAAAGGCCCAGAGTTTGAGCTCTTTCCCGACGGTGCGCCAACTAAGCCGAATATTCAAATCACCAAGTCCGAAACGGGAACCAGCTTTACATCTGGAGGTCTAACTGCACGCGTTGCAACTCAGGCGGTTACAATGAATGGGATTGCTACGAATTCGTACTATATCGACTTCCTTGGGAAGGATGGACGCCTTTTGACCTCTGCTGGGCCCAAATCTCAAGCAGTCGTCGATATACCCTACAAATTCACGATCGGTAGCGCGGCAAATACATCATGCATGACTACCGATAGGTCTTCGAATCCGaatcctccaccacctccagAGTATGTGAGGTATATTCTGTCTGAGCTCACACTTTCCGCCGGTGAGCTGGTATATGGGATGGGAGA GCAGTTTGGTGGATATATAAAAAACGGACAAGTTATTAGCGTCTGGAACCGTGACGGGGGTACAAGCTCTGAACAGGCATATAAATGTGTACCCTTCTACATCACGTCAAAGGGATACGGTGTTTTCATCAACCACCCTGGCGAGGTTGAGTTCGAAGTTGGAAGCGAAAAAGCCAGCCGAGTTGGGACTTCTGTAGCAGGCGAACAGCTCCAGTATTATGTTATTTATGGACCAACGCCACTGGAG GTTCTCGAGAAATACACTCTCCTTACTGGCCGACCCGG CGGGTTTTTGACTGGAATGAAAGAACGCAACTGCGAT GTTTCCGT CTTCCATTTGGATTGCTTCTGGATGGCACAATATGAATG GACTTCATTTACCTTCGATCCTGATAATTTCCCTAATCCAAAGGAGTATTTGGCTTCTCTCAAAAAACAATTTGGCGTGAAAATTTGTGTTTGGAGTAA TCAACCCATATATCAGTCAATTCGCATCCACTTTAATGAGGGGGTTGAGGGAGATTACTTAATTAAACGGACCAATGGTGATGTCTGGCA ATGGAACCTCTGGCAGCCAGGGCTTGCGATCGTTGACGTTACGAACCCTGCTGCGCGAGAATGGTATAAAAACAAACTGCGGACACTTCTTGACCTAGGAGTAGACGCATTCAAG ACCGATTTTGGAGAGCGTATTCCACATGCAAACGTTCAATATCACGATGGATCTGACCCATACAGGATGCACAATGCATATGCACAGATATACAATAAACTAGTATTCGAGGTTCTTGAAGAAAGATTTGGTAAAGATGAGGCATGCGTATTTGCTCGTTCTGCGACGGCCGGAGGTCAAAG ATTCCCAGTT CATTGGGGAGGCGATTGTGAGAGTACTTGGGAGGCCATGGCAGAGACGCTCCGAGGAGGATTGAGTTTGACCTTGTCAGGATTTGGCTTCACATCCCATGATATTGGTGGATTCGAG GGCCATCCCCCTGCCGAAATCTATATGCGCTGGCTTGCATTTGGTCTCTTCTCTTCTCATTCGCGACTCCACGGATCTAGCAGCTATCGTGTCCCGTGGAATTATGGGGAAGAAGCGTCGAAAGTTTTAGCCAAGTTCCTGGATGCTAAGCATAGATTGATGCCTTATCTATATGCCGCG GCTATCGAAGCACATGAGACTGGCCATCCCGTGCAACGTGCTACCTTCCTCGAATTTCCGAACGACCGGACATCATACTTCCTGGATGCCCAATACTTCCTTGGGCACTCACTACTCGTTATTCCAGTCTTCGCACCTGACACGGAGGAAATTGAATTCTACGTTCCTACTGGGCGATGGACACCGCTCTTTGGGTCCACCAAAGTCATTACAGGCCCTGCATGGGTGCGTGCGAAGGTCCCATACGATGAGATTCCGGTGCTCGTCAGGCAAGGTACTATTCTTGCTCTGGGGAAACCCGACCTCAAGCGGGCAAATTATCAGCTCAACAAAGAACTCGAGATCAGAGTTTATGAACTTGCCGATGGGAGACTTCTGAGGCTATTATCCCAACTGGCAAGCGCACCGAAAAGGGAGCCACGATTCAGGCAACACGGTCCGGCAAGGATGTTAAGATTAGCGTTATTAGTGGTTCATTGA
- a CDS encoding Sugar (and other) transporter produces the protein MGAFFNFFVATFAAIGSFLFGYDSGIIGSVISPNFKQFHEYFNEPNDEILGAVVSTFAGGCFFGAMAAGWLADRIGRKRTIQAGSLVAVLGCSLQTGAQNISYLMVGRAIAGISIGCLSMIVPLYQSEISPPNMRGFLTGMTQFMIGMGFLVANWVGYGCQYIDNEAQWRIPLAIQVVPAILLLVGMFFLPFSPRWLVEKGRNEEAFQVIQRLHGNEQNAELIKLEFADMVEQIKHEKVNMSSKLSDLGTLSSLLLELAAYLAKLLPSYSYTASLIGLAVACRSSSVHLGWQAAINAKFPGEASNNTAAQRAGVAFIILFGSLFFSTSFGPVSWVYQSEIFPMRVRAMGTSIATMSNWAVNVMISQVSPIGLSRIGWKFYLVFICTNIVNGKSHGLIVIFFFPETKGKTLEEMDAVFGDQAIGHALETGRTHNVSGLDDKDGSLEKIEKV, from the exons ATGGGGGCATTCTTTAACTTCTTCGTGGCCACGTTTGCTGCTATTGGGTCTTTTCTTTTTGGATA CGACTCTGGTATTATCGGCTCAGTCATTTCCCCAAACTTCAAGCAGTTTCATGAATACTTCAATGAACCAAATGATGAGATTTTGGGTGCAGTGGTGTCCACA TTCGCTGGAGGTTGTTTCTTTGGAGCAATG GCCGCCGGTTGGTTAGCGGATAGGATCGGTAGGAAGCGCACTATCCAGGCCGGCTCTCTTGTCGCAGTTCTCGGCTGTTCCCTTCAGACGGGGGCCCAGAACATTAGTTATCTCATGGTCGGCAGGGCGATAGCTGGGATCAGTATTGGATGTCTATCTATGATCGTTCCC TTGTATCAATCTGAAATCTCACCACCCAATATGCGCGGTTTTTTAACCGGAATGACACAAT TTATGATT GGAATGGGATTCTTAGTTGCCAACT GGGTTGGTTATGGTTGTCAGTACATTGACAATGAAGCACAATGGCGCATCCCACTTGCTATTCAAGTGGTCCCGGCCATTTTGCTTCTCGTCGGAATGTTCTTCCTTCCCTTTAGCCCTCGATGGC TTGTCGAGAAGGGACGTAACGAAGAGGCTTTCCAGGTTATTCAGCGCTTACACGGGAACGAACAAAATGCGGAGCTCATCAAGCTGGAGTTCGCAGACATGGTGGAACAAATTAAGCATGAGAAGGTGAACATGTCTTCCAAGCTTTCGGATCT GGGGACACTATCCTCCTTATTACTGGAATTAGCGGCGTACTTGGCCAAATTGTTACCTTCGTATTCATATACTGCATCCTTGATA GGGTTGGCCGTCGCCTGCCGCTCATCATCGGTGCATTTGGGATGGCAG GCCGCGATCAATGCAAAGTTCCCTGGAGAGGCCTCCAATAATACAGCCGCTCAGAGGGCAGGTGTGGCATTTATCATTCTTTTTGGCTCGCTGTTCTTTTCGACATCTTTCGGACCTGTGTCATGGGTATACCAGTCTGAAATCTTCCCGATGC GGGTGCGTGCGATGGGAACATCCATAGCCACCAT GTCTAACTGGGCTGTAAAT GTAATGATTTCGCAAGTATCGCCAATCGGTCTTAGTAGGATCGGCTGGAAATTCTACCTCGTGTTCATTTGCACGAATATTGTCAACGGCAAGTCTCACG GCCTCATAGTGATATTCTT TTTCCCCGAGACTAAGGGGAAGACTCTTGAAGAAATGGATGCCGTATTTGGCGATCAAGCTATTGGACATGCGCTCGAGACCGGGCGTACACACAACGTGTCAGGATTAGACGACAAGGATGGAAGCCTTGAGAAGATTGAGAAAGTATAA